gttgaatgtgctacctatattgtactgtaattactttgtgccttttctaccttttcttttcttaaagctgactcggtgtaaactgctcagaattccaatgtacttaggtgcaaatggcaaataaaactcttgaatctatTATTATTAGACTAAAACCTGTAAGATATGGCCCTGCTTGTTACAACTGTCCTtcaacaaaatcaaatatcTTCTAACAAATCTTgaattttattaaaatgatgtAATGCTTTTAACACTGCGGGTACGCCGAATGACAACGTGGCAGCTGTCAATTCGTAAAATACTCAAGTCAAATTGTATTGTTTGCAACACCtacaattattaattaatttattttaaatgacctggtttctgaatggagtttggtgtgacaGGTTCGTTGGTGTAAGTTAGTGTTCGGAATAGCCAAATGGGTACATTATAAACTGAAACTGGGCCTGCAGGAAAGAACACAGCAATGGAGGCATACCAGAAACAACACACAGATGCGACCTCTGCGATCGAGACTGCCACTCTCGCATAGGGCTTTTTAGCCACAAGAGACGCTGTACCAGACAGCCAGATCCGTAGGATGCGCCAACCATGGTCATACCCTGACTGACGGAGGCCTATTAAGACTCCAGTCAGCTGGGGGTTCATTCCTTCGTCTATATTTAAACAGAACAGAGAGTAATAGCAATACGTGATATTAAGAGACTAAAATATCTTTTGGAAACTGTACCAGTGacgaacaaacaaacacagttgTTGACATAAATGTTACATAAAACTAGAATCGGGGTCACGGGGTCATCTGTTTGGGACAAAAGGTCAGTCAGCTGCAGCTTGGGGTCACAAATACAAGTTACTTCCTGTCGTCATGGAAGGAATCTGAACCTGTATCGCAGATTACATAGCACTGCTGCAATCAGTGTAATTCCAGCCTCCTGTACGGACGTGTTCCTCTCAGCTGTTACAGCTCTAAACTGACCCTGTGACGCGTCCACGTCACAGTGACGTAACAAATCAGGCTGCtcaggtttctgagcagttgtTTGTACAGAGCAGGCGTACTGTATGTGTCCATGGAAGACAGGCAGGTCTATGGGGTGTTTATTGGGACCGCCTCAAGGGGGAGCCACATGCAttacagggaggaggaggttcaGGCTCACTTTAAAATTATAACATGGAGTCATTTGATGTCTTCAGCTGATACAACTTTCCAAACTACTTTCTTGTGTATTTGGTACATTTCTTGCCATTCACCTGCGTACTGTTGTTGATTTACAGATTGCAATAGAGGCATAAAGATGTTCGGAAAGATTCTTTCTCATCTGCTTTGGAACGCCGGTGACGACTTTGAGGCAGCAGATGACACGTACGAGGAGCTGATGGAGTTTGAGGAGGGAGGATGGGTCATCGTTAATCTTCCAGGTGAGAAAGATACCCTGCTAGAGGTACACTAATACTGCATGTTATTTACATCTATAtcattgtgtgaatgctgtacAGTTATATGATATTCCTACCCCtgcccttcaaaataaaagccccatagaGTAACTGTTTCTTAACAGAAACCTCAGGATGAGGCTTGCTTTTCAAGATAAAAGCCCCAAACTCtcactgtatgttaacaggaaactaggaATGGACCtaatgtttcaaaataaaagtacattGTACCCAAATACTACTTTATGTCTAACGACTTACAGTTTTTAAAGGTTCATTCCACCCAAATGCTTTCTGTCCAACAACTTATAGCTTTAAAGGTTTATTGCACCAAAATACTACTTTCTAGAAGCCTATTCCGCATTTGCGCTTTAAGATTTCTGTATTTTCCGCAATGCTTTGCAATTAACTTTCAgcatttacacacattttctgcagGAAATACAATCATCTAGTTTAAAATGTTCACTGATCAGTGAGGCTGCAGCTTCTACTGGGTGGAAAACAGGTCTGTTTGAACTTGGATGTTGTTTGTACAGAGAACGGGCCGCTCTCAGCCCCCGAGGCAGATCCCCTGGAGAACCTGCTGATTGAGCACCCCAGCATGTCTGTCTACCAGATGAGATGCAGGatgggtggagaggaggaggagctgggctctgatgaagatgaagaggacaCCTCCAGGTTAGTCTTCATCTAAACACTCAAGCTCACACATATGAGAGAGAGTTCCTaagtgtgttgtgttttcaaacattttaaaatgggtCCTGGAACTATTATAGAAGCTAAGAGGTACAGAGCTTCAGCAGATGATTGTTGTTGCAGTTGTTGCACAAGTGCAGTGGTAGAAGAAGCATTCTGCTCCTTTATTTAAgcaaaaatactccattacttaagtaaaagtataaaagtattatCAGTAAAACATAGTAATACTATATCTGTCTCACATTGTATTTCTTCAACACATACTATAACCCTTCCCCTGTGTCTGTCCAGGCCAGTGGCGGTGAGGCGGCACATATCCTGGCGTCTGGCTGCCTGGGGAATCCCTCTGCCCTGCAACAtccagctgctggctgttgaGAGGGCCAGCAGGACCCAGAATGAGCAGAAGAAGCTGGGCCGCAGCATCCTCCACAGGCAGAACCTGGCCAAGATGAGATTCTCCCCGGCAGAGAGACGCTACGGCCACTTCAAGCAGCCCTGCCAGCGCCTCTACAACTACTGAACAGGACACCTGCCTGTGAGAGGGTGCGTTTCAAGTTGCCTCCACCACATAGCCCAGATGTGCAGCACAGTGCCTTGACTCTGAATTACTCAGGTTTTTCGCCATTGTTTCACCTCACACGGTTAGTTCAGTTAGATTCACCACTTCCTGCGCAGTAAAATGATCCGCAAAATGAACCACTGCGATGTTTTCTTTAGATTTTAATACAGGCCTGCATGCACTGCACCCCTCACGTCTGAAACCACTGAGAACAATGAATCTTGATCTCCTGACAACACGAATGACACGGTCGGTC
This window of the Sebastes fasciatus isolate fSebFas1 chromosome 2, fSebFas1.pri, whole genome shotgun sequence genome carries:
- the LOC141783071 gene encoding tumor protein p53-inducible nuclear protein 1; translated protein: MFGKILSHLLWNAGDDFEAADDTYEELMEFEEGGWVIVNLPENGPLSAPEADPLENLLIEHPSMSVYQMRCRMGGEEEELGSDEDEEDTSRPVAVRRHISWRLAAWGIPLPCNIQLLAVERASRTQNEQKKLGRSILHRQNLAKMRFSPAERRYGHFKQPCQRLYNY